From the genome of Petrotoga sibirica DSM 13575:
AGATATACTAAAAAGCCAGTTCCTTCATCAGAATCTAAAGTAAAAGAGTATAATGAAGAGCATCACTTAAATGGAAAACCGCAAGAAGTCGTAGAATTATTTAAGACACTTGATAAATTTTGTAGAGAACTTGATCCAAAAATAGTTCAAAGAGAAACCCTTAAACACTATATAAAATACAAACATGGTAATAACATTTTTTGTTGTGTTCGTATTCATAAAAGTGGACTTCGTGTTTTGTTAAAGTTGAATTATTCGGATTTAGAGAGTCCAGCTGAATATGTTCGTGATGTATCAAATATTGGGCACTTGGGAGTTGGAGATTTTGAGTTAACAATCGATAGTCTTCAAAGATTTCAAAATGCCAAAAGCCTAATACAAAAATCATTTGAAAGGAACAAATCAAAATGACTTGTAAAAGGTATTTAGTCTGTCCAATGAAAAAATATTATGATAAAGGGCAGAATATTTTCTTTATAGTGCAAGATGTGACTTAAAGTAAAAAATTAAAAACTGTTTACTGAGCAAAAGACTTTAGAACTGTTTTTCTTAAAAGATATGCAATCAGAAATATTAGAAACAGTGTCAGGACTATCATTGGGCCTGATGGAACGTTTAAGTAATAAGATAAAAAAATACCCAGAACAGATGAAAAAACACCGACTATTACAGATATTATCAGCATTTGGTTTATACTTTTTGCATAAAGCTTTGCTATAACACCAGGGGTTATAAGTAGAGAAGTTATCAGTATGATCCCTATTATTTTAACGGAAACAACTATTGTAACGGACGTGATCATTAAAAATACTAAATTTATTATGTTTGTAGGTACTCCAAATATTTTACTTAATCTTTGATTGAATGAGTAATATTTAAGTTCCTTGTTTAAGAAAATAACCATAGAAAGAATAAATAAGTCAAAAATTCCCAATAAAATCAAATCTTGTTGAGTTATCATTAATACGTCCCCAAATAGAAAACTGTCTATTTCAGGGACGTATCCTTTTTTGAATGAAAGTAAAATTACCCCTATAGCCATAGAAAGCGATAAGAGCATTCCTATCACACTATTTTCTTGTACCCCTTCTTTTTTACCCAGTTGGTTTATAGCTATTGCAAATATGATGGCGACTATTATAGACAATAAATTCATATTCAATCCAAAGAAAAGTGCGAAAGCTATGGCACCAAACGCCACATGGGCGGCTCCATTTCCAATAAACTCCATCTTTTTTAGGACTATGAAATTTGATAGCAACGCACTACCAAAACCTGAAAGAATAGCACCAATTAAGGCGTATCTCATAAAAGGATAACTTAGAATGTCAATCATCTTTATTGCTAACCACCTTCATCTTTTCATTGACGTGGATAAACAATTCAAAGTCTTTAGAGTACAAAGTTCGCAAATCATTGATATCAAGATCAGCAGTGTTTTTATGACAGTGCAATGTTTTGTTCATACACATAATTTTGTTTGTTTCTTTGAAAATCATGTTCAAATCGTGACTTATTAAAATTATACTCATGTTTCTATCATGCTTGAGATCTCTAAGAGTTCTATACAATATATTTTGTCCTTCTTTATCGATATTGGCTTCAGGTTCGTCCAGTATTAATATATCAGGATCGGAAACTAAAGCCCTTGCCATCATCAACCTTCTATACTCTCCTCCAGATAATTTCCCTACTAGCCTGTTGTATAAATGGTCAATTTGTAGAAGTTTGAGAGTTTCTCTAACTTTTTCATAATGTTCTTCTTTAAACCTCTTAAACGGACCAACTTCACTGTATAAACCCATTAAAGCAACTTCATATACCTTGATAGGGAAATCTCTTTCTTTTTCTTCCGATTGTGGAACATACCCAATTTTCCCGTTTATCTTTATTTCTCCTGTATAATCTTCGATTTCTCTGATTAGAGTTTTTATTAAGGTTGATTTACCAGCTCCGTTAGGTCCTATTATCCCTACAAAGTCTCCTCTGTATATATCAAAAGATATATTGATCAGTATATTGTTATTTTCAGCTGAATAATTCAAATCTTTAACGGATATTAATGGGTCAGTAGCCATAATTCACCACCCGGATGATTTCAAATAAGTTGTATACGTATAGAGATTCTAAATCGAAAACACCTTCTACACTTCCTAAAGGGTCCAAAACCCCTATACTTAAATTCAAGTTTTCAGCTACGACACTCACAGCCTTGTCGCTGAGCTGAGGTTCATTGAAAATAGCTTTTACGTTTTTCTCTTTAGCAACATTAGTTAATTCAACTAACTGCTTTGGAGTTGGTTCGACCCCAGGAGAGAGTTGAATTACACCAGCAATGTTTATATCGTACCTTCTTGCGAAATAATCGTAGGCGTTATGACGCGTAAATATTGAACCATCGATGACCTTCGCTTTTTCAACAAGGTAGTTATCAAGCAAAATCAATCTGTTTATATATCTTTCAGCGTTTTGGGCGTAGTAATCTTTATTCGCAGGATC
Proteins encoded in this window:
- a CDS encoding metal ABC transporter permease — its product is MIDILSYPFMRYALIGAILSGFGSALLSNFIVLKKMEFIGNGAAHVAFGAIAFALFFGLNMNLLSIIVAIIFAIAINQLGKKEGVQENSVIGMLLSLSMAIGVILLSFKKGYVPEIDSFLFGDVLMITQQDLILLGIFDLFILSMVIFLNKELKYYSFNQRLSKIFGVPTNIINLVFLMITSVTIVVSVKIIGIILITSLLITPGVIAKLYAKSINQMLIISVIVGVFSSVLGIFLSYYLNVPSGPMIVLTLFLIFLIAYLLRKTVLKSFAQ
- a CDS encoding metal ABC transporter ATP-binding protein, with the translated sequence MATDPLISVKDLNYSAENNNILINISFDIYRGDFVGIIGPNGAGKSTLIKTLIREIEDYTGEIKINGKIGYVPQSEEKERDFPIKVYEVALMGLYSEVGPFKRFKEEHYEKVRETLKLLQIDHLYNRLVGKLSGGEYRRLMMARALVSDPDILILDEPEANIDKEGQNILYRTLRDLKHDRNMSIILISHDLNMIFKETNKIMCMNKTLHCHKNTADLDINDLRTLYSKDFELFIHVNEKMKVVSNKDD